In one window of Mauremys reevesii isolate NIE-2019 linkage group 22, ASM1616193v1, whole genome shotgun sequence DNA:
- the SIX5 gene encoding homeobox protein SIX5 — translation MESIIAYCGPSLPRLMASHLASQIPSSSSIPGISEQHPAPGRLTAQRPGVDVPILRPPPSPPPPAGSPPPPPPPPPRFSPEQVSCVCEALLQAGDPGRLGRFLGSLPAEPEPEPEQAAGGESLAKARALLAFQRGDFGELYRLLQSRPFAAPHHPFLQDLYLRARYREAEAARGRALGAVDKYRLRKKFPLPSTIWDGEETVYCFKRRSRAALRDSYGRSRYPSPEQKRRLARDTGLSLTQVSNWFKNRRQRDRSGGGAGTPSKSESDGNPSTEDELSRGPEETELAVGTPAVPDGAVASGNLFLPAPAGACSGASSILLNGNFITTAGPQAMLLNGGSVLQAPGGVLINGLALGDSQTITLSPVASTPPVLLNGAALGGAKTPPGAGLESPPASSARPDIKAEAGEALPSLVLGPGTVEVKTEESQAVRALAEVPTLLPLPPAASDPKGALLPAPAGSVPQVVPSGEEAPCPAPALPQPVASGSQIVPLSQVVPSSQPGQALPVTSPPPAATPLLQGSPLLSFPALTSPVPGPAQGTPVPTVVHVPAPPLIPISQVSPPSQVVPLSQPAPGTPVLSPPQMVPLSPTQVYSVPQGAPAPQLVSVPQGSQLISLPQVVPTSQVVTLQQGVGPIQILASAAPLKVGAPPAAGGTAGQGNVHLINANMGVTTLQLPAGAPGNFLLTNPVPGGGTILTGMTLQQGKLILTATFPATMLMSPVLSAPAGSLALPIKQETAPLTGTSAPVPGPVNSEGAGAGQPALAFGADGVAGRQPGVLSNFPQEGLVLSPLPQPAVWPGSAGMEMQAAGTEGLFEMEKGAVEVLDGTEPSGLLLPEAEGLLLGSSASDPLDPEGLDSDEKVLTQLQSVPVEEPLDFRRINTPRAEPFILKNKVHLTFVNLHYVGAVATPALASRGRVSRQPGGVS, via the exons CGGCCGCCCCCGTCCCCGCCGCCCCCCGCGGgctcccccccgccgccgccgccgccgccgccgcgcttCTCCCCCGAGCAAGTGTCGTGCGTGTGCGAGGCGCTGCTGCAGGCCGGCGACCCGGGCCGGCTGGGCCGCTTCCTGGGCTCGCTGCCGGccgagccggagccggagccggagcagGCGGCGGGCGGGGAGAGCCTGGCCAAGGCGCGGGCGCTGCTGGCCTTCCAGCGCGGGGACTTCGGGGAGCTCTACCGCCTGCTGCAGAGCCGCCCCTTCGCCGCCCCGCACCACCCCTTCCTGCAGGACCTCTACCTGCGCGCCCGCTACCGCGAGGCCGAGGCGGCCCGGGGCCGGGCGCTGGGCGCGGTGGACAAGTACCGGCTGCGCAAGAAGTTCCCGCTGCCCAGCACCATCTGGGACGGCGAGGAGACGGTGTATTGCTTCAAGCGCCGCTCGCGGGCCGCCCTGCGCGACTCCTACGGCCGCAGCCGCTACCCCAGCCCCGAGCAGAAGCGGCGCCTGGCCCGCGACACCGGCCTCTCGCTCACCCAGGTCAGCAACTGGTTCAAGAACCGGCGGCAGCGGGACCGCAGCGGGGGAGGCGCCGGCACCCCCAGCAAGAG CGAGTCGGACGGGAACCCCAGCACGGAGGACGAGTTGAGCCGGGGGCCGGAGGAGACGGAGCTGGCCGTGGGGACGCCCGCCGTGCCGGACGGGGCCGTCGCCTCCGGGAACCTCTTCTTGCCGGCGCCCGCCGGGGCCTGCTCCGGGGCCTCGTCCATCCTGCTCAACGGCAACTTCATCACCACGGCCGGCCCGCAGGCCATGCTGCTGAACGGCGGCTCCGTGCTCCAGGCACCGGGCGGGGTGCTTATCAACGGGCTGGCGCTGGGCGACAGCCAAACCATCACCCTGAGCCCCGTGGCGTCCACCCCGCCCGTGCTCCTCAACGGCGCCGCCCTGGGGGGGGCCAAGACCCCGCCCGGCGCCGGCCTGGAGTCGCCGCCGGCCTCCTCGGCCAGGCCTGACATCAAGGCAGAAGCCGGGGAGGCGCTGCCCTCCCTTGTGCTCGGCCCGGGCACCGTGGAGGTGAAGACGGAGGAGAGCCAGGCCGTCAGGGCCCTGGCCGAGGTGCCCacgctccttcccctgcccccggccGCGTCCGACCCAAAGGGGGCGCTGCTTCCCGCGCCGGCCGGCTCAGTGCCGCAGGTGGTGCCGTCAGGCGAGGaagccccctgcccggccccagccctcccccagccGGTGGCCTCCGGCTCCCAGATTGTCCCCCTCTCCCAAGTGGTGCCTAGTTCTCAGCCCGGCCAGGCCCTGCCCGTGACGTCGCCTCCCCCGGCTGCCACCCCTCTCCTCCAGggctctcccctgctgtccttCCCCGCCCTCACCTCGCCCGTCCCGGGGCCAGCTCAGGGCACCCCGGTGCCCACTGTAGTCCacgtccctgccccgccccttatccccatctcccaggtctcgcCTCCCTCCCAAGTAGTGCCCCTGTCCCAGCCGGCCCCAGGCACCCCGGTGCTGTCCCCTCCCCAGATGGTGCCGCTCTCGCCCACCCAGGTGTACTCGGTGCCCCAGGGGGCCCCCGCCCCACAGCTGGTGTCGGTGCCCCAGGGGTCCCAGCTCATCTCGCTCCCGCAAGTGGTGCCCACGTCGCAGGTGGTGACgctgcagcagggggtggggccgaTCCAGATCCTGGCCAGCGCTGCCCCGCTCAAGGTGGGGGCTCCGCCGGCGGCCGGTGGGACCGCGGGGCAGGGCAACGTGCACCTCATCAACGCCAACATGGGCGTGACCACGCTGCAGCTGCCCGCCGGTGCGCCAG ggAACTTCCTCCTGACAAACCCAGTGCCGGGCGGCGGCACCATCCTCACCGGCATGACACTCCAGCAGGGCAAGCTCATCCTGACCGCCACCTTCCCAGCCACCATGCTCATGTCCCCGGTGCTCTCCGCCCCCGCcggcagcctggccctgcccatcAAGCAAGAAACGGCGCCTCTAACCGGCACCAGCGCCCCCGTCCCAGGGCCCGTGAACTCCGAGGGCGCCGGGGCAGGCCAGCCGGCCTTGGCTTTCGGGGCGGACGGTGTGGCCGGCCGTCAGCCTGGCGTCCTCTCGAACTTCCCCCAGGAGGGCCTGGTGCTGTCCCCGCTGCCGCAGCCGGCAGTGTGGCCTGGCTCGGCGGGCATGGAGATGCAAGCGGCAGGCACCGAGGGGCTCTTCGAGATGGAGAAGGGGGCAGTGGAGGTGCTGGATGGCACGGAGCCGAGCGGCCTCCTGCTGCCCGAGGCCGAAGggctgctgctgggcagctcagcCAGCGACCCCCTGGATCCCGAGGGCCTCGACTCGGACGAGAAGGTGCTGACCCAGCTTCAGTCGGTGCCCGTGGAGGAGCCCCTGGACTT CAGGAGGATAAACACCCCACGAGCTGAaccttttatattaaaaaataaagtgcATTTAACTTTTGTAAACCTTCACTACGTCGGAGCAGTGGCCACTCCTGCCTTGGCCAGCCGAGGCCGCGTTTCCCGCCAGCCTGGTGGGGTTTCTTAG